In Brevibacterium zhoupengii, the following are encoded in one genomic region:
- a CDS encoding MMPL family transporter: MPRHLLTSTPPESPRPESEVPVDLAQPPSHRAPIPARRSLIALFAVLLVAWVAIAGVGGPYFGKISEVATNDRSSFLPESAESTKAQALIEQFSDLDYVPAIVVLEDTDGLSKGSTTDLEDLAERLDDEGLLAADASPVIPSEDGDALELILPVSVDTTAEDVEQIRSIIAGTFPIAAAADSPTGDANSMPTSADVYVTGPGGFSADLTEAFAGIDGILLLVALIAVFVILIIVYRSPLLPVIVLFTSVAALSASIFFIWHLADAGILLINGQVQGILFILVVGATTDYSLLVVARFRDALLTERDRVRAGLAAFKGVVEPIAASGGTVIAGLLVLLLTDLASTRALGPVAAIGILVAMLAALTFLPAALMIIGRAVFWPFRPQVRTTTSAPAKKGMWTRIAEAVAKRPRVIWIGLVVLLALPLIAFPQFKASGIAQSDFVLGDSEARDGQDVLSEHFPGGSGSPTQIVVAKDQLEDAAKAVGNLGGVESITVVADESPSGTIAIDDDGQLQAPRGQAPQGQGAPDSTSTPPTKPPAPTEVDGQVLLEATLTDPADSLAAESTVTDIRDAVHKVDSEALVGGETAVDLDTNTTAEADRTLAIPLILIVITIVLILLLRSLVAPLLLVALTVLSFGTALGVSALVFNHLIGFPGADPSVPLYAFVFLVALGIDYNIFLMSRVREESLRVGTRKGVLEGLVATGGVITSAGIVLAATFAALAVIPVMFLFQLAFIVTFGVLLDAILVRSLVVPALVHDIGRNVWWPWRKRIPGD, encoded by the coding sequence GAGCTTCCTCCCCGAATCTGCTGAGTCGACGAAGGCTCAGGCGCTCATCGAGCAGTTCAGTGACCTCGACTATGTTCCGGCGATCGTCGTGCTCGAAGACACGGACGGGCTGAGCAAGGGCAGCACGACTGACCTTGAGGATCTGGCCGAAAGACTCGACGACGAGGGGCTGTTGGCCGCCGACGCCTCACCTGTCATCCCTTCCGAAGACGGCGACGCCCTCGAGCTCATTCTCCCGGTCTCTGTCGACACCACCGCCGAGGACGTCGAGCAGATCCGCTCGATCATCGCTGGAACCTTCCCGATAGCCGCCGCAGCCGATAGTCCCACCGGCGATGCCAACTCAATGCCCACCTCGGCGGATGTGTACGTCACCGGCCCGGGCGGGTTCTCCGCGGACCTCACCGAGGCCTTCGCCGGGATCGACGGCATACTTCTGCTCGTCGCGCTCATCGCGGTCTTCGTCATCCTCATCATCGTCTACCGTTCGCCACTGCTGCCGGTCATCGTTCTGTTCACCTCGGTGGCAGCACTGTCGGCCTCGATCTTCTTCATCTGGCACCTCGCGGATGCGGGAATCCTGCTCATCAACGGCCAGGTTCAGGGCATTCTGTTCATCCTGGTCGTCGGCGCCACCACTGACTACTCCCTCCTTGTGGTCGCCCGCTTCCGTGATGCGCTGCTGACCGAACGGGATCGAGTCAGAGCCGGACTGGCTGCGTTCAAGGGCGTCGTCGAGCCGATCGCGGCCTCTGGCGGGACCGTGATCGCCGGTCTTCTGGTTCTGCTGCTGACCGACCTGGCCTCGACTCGTGCGCTCGGCCCGGTGGCGGCGATCGGCATTCTGGTGGCGATGCTCGCGGCGCTGACATTCCTGCCCGCGGCTCTGATGATCATCGGCCGGGCCGTGTTCTGGCCCTTCCGCCCGCAGGTCCGCACCACCACTTCTGCACCTGCGAAGAAGGGTATGTGGACTCGCATAGCCGAGGCTGTCGCTAAGCGTCCGCGCGTCATCTGGATCGGTCTCGTCGTCCTCCTTGCCCTCCCGCTCATCGCGTTCCCCCAGTTCAAGGCCTCAGGCATCGCGCAGAGCGACTTCGTCCTCGGCGACTCCGAGGCCCGTGATGGCCAAGATGTGCTGTCCGAGCATTTCCCCGGCGGATCCGGCTCACCCACACAGATCGTCGTAGCGAAAGACCAGCTCGAGGATGCGGCGAAGGCGGTCGGCAACCTCGGCGGGGTCGAATCGATTACCGTCGTCGCCGATGAGTCACCCAGCGGGACGATCGCCATCGACGATGACGGACAGCTGCAGGCGCCACGGGGCCAAGCACCGCAGGGCCAGGGCGCACCCGACTCGACCTCGACGCCTCCAACGAAACCCCCGGCACCCACCGAGGTCGACGGTCAGGTTCTCCTCGAAGCGACACTGACCGACCCGGCCGACTCCCTGGCCGCCGAGTCCACGGTCACCGACATCCGCGACGCTGTCCATAAGGTCGACTCCGAAGCTCTGGTGGGCGGGGAGACCGCGGTCGACCTCGACACGAACACCACCGCCGAGGCGGACCGGACCTTGGCGATTCCACTCATCCTCATCGTCATCACCATCGTCCTCATCCTCCTGCTGCGCTCACTCGTGGCCCCGCTGCTGCTCGTGGCACTGACGGTGCTCTCCTTCGGTACGGCTTTGGGTGTCTCCGCGCTGGTGTTCAACCACCTCATCGGCTTCCCCGGTGCCGATCCCTCGGTACCGCTCTACGCGTTCGTCTTCCTCGTGGCGTTGGGCATCGACTACAACATCTTCCTCATGTCCCGCGTCCGCGAGGAGTCGTTGCGCGTGGGCACCCGCAAGGGAGTGCTGGAAGGGCTCGTGGCTACGGGCGGGGTCATCACCTCGGCGGGGATCGTGCTCGCGGCGACCTTCGCCGCGCTCGCCGTCATCCCGGTCATGTTCCTGTTCCAACTGGCCTTCATCGTCACCTTCGGCGTCCTTCTCGACGCGATCCTCGTACGCTCACTCGTCGTCCCGGCCCTCGTCCACGACATCGGCCGAAACGTATGGTGGCCATGGCGGAAGCGCATTCCAGGAGACTGA
- a CDS encoding GNAT family N-acetyltransferase, with amino-acid sequence MSETVQDSTGAKVKVEHDEQNSEFVVRIDSGEVAGRARYLDRPRPQSERIIYHVEVDSGFSERGLEKILISHTLKDTSNSNLMVVPVCPLIVARLKEHGNDFLAIGGRYRWATEADVEFVKQTP; translated from the coding sequence ATGTCTGAAACCGTGCAAGATTCCACCGGCGCGAAGGTGAAGGTAGAACACGATGAGCAGAACTCGGAGTTCGTGGTCCGAATTGACTCAGGAGAGGTCGCCGGACGAGCGCGCTACCTCGACAGACCCCGGCCACAGTCCGAGAGGATCATCTATCACGTTGAAGTCGACAGCGGGTTCTCGGAGCGAGGGTTGGAGAAGATCCTCATCTCCCATACGCTCAAAGACACCAGCAACAGCAATCTCATGGTGGTGCCCGTCTGCCCGCTGATCGTCGCACGGCTCAAAGAGCACGGCAACGATTTCCTCGCCATCGGTGGCCGTTATCGCTGGGCCACGGAGGCGGACGTGGAGTTCGTGAAGCAGACTCCCTGA
- a CDS encoding pirin family protein, with amino-acid sequence MSNVETKPDEVVCKTGGLPGPDCAQVGRAPVEILTARDVPLGGPRAMGVRRTLPQRQRSLIGPWCFVDHYGPDDVSTSGGMDVAPHPHTGLQTVSWLFEGAIEHIDSGGNQGMVLPGEVNLMTSGRGICHSEVSTEDTTALHGVQLWLALPDSVRNREGRDFEHFAPEVTPFDGGEMLVFLGELWGTRSPVATYSPLMGAEVCLRPGATIDLPINEEFEYGVLVDSGDITVEDVELPTNALGYTGVGLSEMRISNRAETDARLVVIGGEPFNEEILMWWNFIGRTHEEIAQYREEWQAEGDRFGAVEGYVGKGGPGENADGLSRLPAPRLPDVRIKARKNPPPHVQS; translated from the coding sequence ATGAGCAATGTGGAGACGAAACCGGACGAGGTCGTGTGCAAGACCGGCGGACTGCCCGGCCCCGACTGTGCGCAGGTGGGACGAGCCCCAGTTGAGATCCTCACCGCCCGCGACGTTCCCCTGGGCGGACCACGTGCCATGGGCGTGCGCCGGACCCTCCCACAGCGTCAACGCTCCCTCATCGGCCCCTGGTGCTTCGTCGACCACTACGGCCCCGACGACGTCTCCACTTCGGGCGGCATGGATGTCGCCCCGCACCCGCACACCGGTCTGCAGACCGTGAGCTGGCTCTTCGAAGGCGCCATCGAACACATCGACTCCGGCGGCAACCAGGGCATGGTCCTGCCCGGCGAGGTCAACCTCATGACCTCCGGCCGCGGCATCTGCCACTCCGAGGTCTCGACCGAGGACACCACAGCCCTGCACGGCGTCCAACTCTGGTTGGCGCTACCCGATTCCGTGCGCAACCGAGAGGGAAGGGACTTCGAGCACTTCGCCCCCGAGGTCACACCCTTCGACGGCGGCGAGATGCTCGTCTTCCTCGGCGAGCTGTGGGGAACGCGCTCGCCAGTTGCCACCTATTCTCCGCTCATGGGCGCCGAGGTGTGCCTGCGTCCCGGTGCCACCATCGACCTGCCGATCAACGAAGAGTTCGAATACGGGGTCCTCGTCGACTCCGGCGACATCACAGTCGAGGACGTCGAACTGCCGACCAATGCCCTCGGCTACACCGGTGTGGGCCTGTCCGAGATGCGCATCAGCAACCGGGCTGAGACCGACGCCCGCCTCGTCGTCATCGGCGGCGAACCCTTCAACGAAGAGATCCTCATGTGGTGGAACTTCATCGGCCGCACCCACGAGGAGATCGCCCAGTACCGCGAAGAATGGCAGGCCGAAGGTGATCGCTTCGGCGCCGTCGAGGGCTACGTCGGCAAGGGAGGCCCCGGTGAGAACGCCGATGGCCTGTCCAGGCTGCCCGCGCCGAGGTTGCCCGACGTTCGCATCAAAGCGCGTAAGAACCCGCCCCCGCACGTCCAATCCTGA
- a CDS encoding GNAT family N-acetyltransferase — MSEALTDKTGETVTVELDEARGAYVIRDAAGTDAGRAFFLTAPDGERIFHHTEVDEAFGGRGLSKVLVAQSLKASREQGVTVVPVCPLFVRKLSEAGDEYLAEGGKFRRATGADIDFVKREA, encoded by the coding sequence ATGAGCGAAGCACTCACTGACAAAACCGGCGAGACCGTCACTGTCGAACTCGACGAGGCCCGCGGTGCCTACGTCATCCGGGACGCCGCCGGTACGGATGCCGGCCGCGCCTTCTTCCTCACTGCACCCGACGGGGAACGGATCTTCCACCACACCGAGGTCGACGAGGCGTTCGGCGGACGCGGACTCTCGAAGGTGCTGGTAGCGCAGTCGCTCAAAGCCAGCCGGGAGCAGGGCGTGACAGTGGTGCCGGTGTGCCCACTGTTCGTACGGAAGCTCAGCGAAGCCGGCGACGAATACCTGGCTGAAGGCGGAAAGTTCCGCCGGGCCACCGGAGCAGACATCGATTTCGTCAAGCGGGAGGCCTGA